The following proteins are encoded in a genomic region of Oncorhynchus kisutch isolate 150728-3 linkage group LG4, Okis_V2, whole genome shotgun sequence:
- the LOC109890008 gene encoding TBC1 domain family member 12 isoform X1 has translation METAEHGDVVLVLPVDVNEYEEAGKSYGSHADCNIIATSRPLIDNGSRVCAADEGQTGKGYVYIASNGKSPIVECVVLPSQNVRVGNTIMRDLVADCLPIQMHESGVISNLCNDPPHPNDHRFNGFTESSVQLMVGSETDGGGNGGPFSCSDTAASAYRHEEGNGMLLQLARVSQRGKLDYEGETQDSNSGTLNEGDSNMEPGPQPPSLSPLSCRPIDNRQQNDTFTDSVDVDMKMANGDMDCYLSNDDWSTDVDTDYCSQMDTCNRLLCQGLDCSVMEVNGGLHTVNTEATCDLDAVSSERTTNVPFDVVVVHASNLQLQNIQSSPALRERNSVGLKHGSPLGAPPAAAKPPDAESSVPDSEGVPSESSAKRPSPSPSTLSENTNSPNTEPSMREDLSECSLPARPLSLRTNPNNTVSLSCDATPLSPEDGDMLFGDEGGADCSRNTYDVGRRQSAPEKLPDGSTVLSSSKKFGISDFFTRNLFSRKPKEPKPPSQNAPGWRLFGKVPLRENTTKHPKDSFTIQQEYPVKVGPAPGPQVQLSAARRKNLEFEPLSTTALILEDRPSNLPAKSVEEAMRHKQEYDEMVAGAKRRELKEAQKKKRQMKERFKQEDSIANAMVIWNNDVLPNWDCMRNTRRVRELWWQGLPPSVRGRVWSLAIGNELNITPELFEIFLSRAKERWKSFSETSSENETEDSGSLQVDRESSLDLIKLDISRTFPSLFIFQKGGPYHDLLHSVLGAYTCYRPDVGYVQGMSFIAAVLILNLEEADAFIAFANLLNKPCQMAFFRVDHDLMLKYFAAFEVFFEENLPRLFNHFQINNLTPDLYLIDWIFTLYSKSLPLDVACRVWDVFCRDGEECLFRTGLGILRLYQEVLLQMDFIHMAQFLTRLPDDMAADNLFSCITATQMLSSNRKWGQVFSALMKDGSKEIANHSPAPRS, from the exons ATGGAAACAGCAGAACATGGAGATGTGGTTCTTGTTTTGCCCGTCGATGTCAACGAATATGAAGAGGCAGGTAAATCTTACGGTTCACATGCCGACTGTAATATAATTGCAACCTCTCGCCCATTGATCGACAACGGAAGCCGAGTATGCGCGGCGGATGAGGGTCAAACGGGGAAAGGTTATGTTTATATAGCCAGCAATGGGAAGAGTCCAATCGTTGAATGTGTCGTGTTACCATCGCAGAACGTCCGAGTTGGGAATACAATAATGCGGGATTTGGTTGCAGACTGTCTCCCCATTCAGATGCATGAAAGCGGTGTAATTTCAAACCTGTGCAACGACCCACCGCACCCGAACGACCACAGATTTAATGGATTTACTGAGTCATCGGTTCAGCTGATGGTCGGGTCGGAAACTGACGGAGGGGGGAACGGGGGGCCCTTTTCCTGCTCAGACACAGCCGCAAGCGCCTACAGACACGAGGAGGGGAACGGAATGTTACTGCAGCTGGCTCGTGTTTCACAGCGGGGAAAACTGGATTATGAGGGGGAGACTCAAGATTCCAACTCGGGTACGCTGAACGAAGGGGATTCTAATATGGAGCCAGGGCCACAgccgccatctctctctccattgtcaTGTAGGCCTATAGACAACCGTCAACAGAATGACACTTTCACAGACTCTGTTGATGTGGACATGAAGATGGCCAATGGGGATATGGATTGTTATTTATCAAATGATGATTGGTCTACAGATGTGGATACTGATTATTGTAGCCAGATGGACACATGCAACCGACTGCTATGCCAAGGACTTGACTGCTCTGTCATGGAAGTAAATGGTGGCCTGCATACTGTAAACACTGAAGCTACATGTGATTTGGATGCTGTTTCCTCAGAAAGAACCACAAATGTTCCATTTGATGTCGTCGTGGTGCATGCTTCTAATCTGCAGCTCCAAAACATCCAGTCATCACCTGCATTACGTGAGAGAAACAGCGTGGGGTTGAAGCATGGCAGCCCATTGGGAGCTCCCCCGGCAGCTGCCAAGCCCCCCGATGCAGAGAGTAGTGTTCCGGACTCTGAGGGTGTCCCTTCAGAATCGAGTGCCAAACGCCCGTCTCCCTCTCCGTCAACACTTTCTGAAAACACCAACAGTCCAAACACAGAACCCAGCATGAGAGAGGATTTGAGTGAGTGCAGTCTCCCAGCTAGGCCTCTAAGCCTCAGGACTAACCCAAACAACACAGTCTCTCTCAGCTGTGATGCCACCCCTCTCAGCCCGGAGGATGGGGACATGTTATTTGGAGATGAGGGGGGTGCGGACTGCTCTAGAAACACTTATGATGTCGGTCGTCGTCAAAGTGCCCCAGAGAAACTCCCCGACGGGTCCACAGTTCTGTCCTCTTCTAAGAAGTTTGGCATCTCCGATTTCTTCACCAG aaaCCTGTTTTCTAGGAAGCCCAAAGAGCCAAAGCCACCTTCTCAGAATGCTCCTGGGTGGAGGTTGTTTGGAAAGGTCCCCCTGAGGGAGAACACTACTAAACATCCTAAAGACTCCTTCACCATCCAGCAG GAGTACCCGGTGAAGGTTGGACCAGCTCCAGGTCCCCAGGTCCAGCTCTCTGCAGCGCGGCGGAAAAACCTGGAGTTTGAGCCGTTGTCTACCACAGCTCTGATACTAGAGGACAGACCATC GAACCTTCCTGCCAAGTCTGTTGAGGAGGCCATGCGTCACAAACAAGAGTATGACGAGATGGTGGCAGGAGCCAAGAGGAGAG aGCTGAAGGAGGCCCAGAAGAAGAAGCGTCAGATGAAGGAGAGGTTTAAACAGGAGGACAGCATCGCCAACGCCATGGTCATCTGGAACAATGACGTCCTGCCCAACTGGGACTGCAT GCGTAACACGCGTCGGGTCAGAGAGCTCTGGTGGCAGGGCCTTCCTCCCAGCGTCCGAGGACGAGTCTGGAGCCTGGCCATCGGCAACGAGCTCAACATCACCCCCG AGTTGTTTGAGATATTTCTGTCTCGGGCTAAGGAGAGGTGGAAGAGCTTCAGTGAGACCAGCTCTGAAAACGAGACCGAAG ACTCTGGATCATTGCAGGTGGATAGAGAGTCAAGTCTGGACCTGATAAAGCTGGACATCTCCAggaccttcccctctctctttatttttcAGAAG GGTGGGCCCTATCATGACCTCTTGCACAGTGTTCTGGGGGCGTACACGTGTTATAGACCAGACGTGGGCTAT GTCCAGGGGATGTCCTTCATCGCTGCAGTGCTAATCCTGAATCTGGAGGAAGCTGACGCCTTCATCGCCTTCGCCAACCTGCTCAACAAGCCCTGTCAAATGGCCTTCTTCAGAGTGGACCACGACCtg ATGTTGAAATACTTCGCTGCTTTCGAGGTGTTCTTTGAAGAGAACCTCCCACGGCTGTTCAATCACTTTCAGATCAACAACCTCACCCCTGACCTTTATCTCATAGACTG GATCTTCACCCTGTATAGTAAGTCGTTGCCATTGGATGTGGCGTGTCGCGTGTGGGACGTGTTCTGTCGCGACGGGGAGGAGTGTCTGTTCCGGACAGGCCTGGGCATCCTGCGCCTCTACCAGGAGGTCCTACTGCAGATGGACTTCATCCATATGGCCCAGTTCCTTACCCGCCTGCCTGATGACATGGCTGCTGACAACCTGTTCAGCTGCATCACTGCCACACAGATGCTCAGCAGCAACCGCAAGTGGGGCCAG GTCTTCTCTGCATTGATGAAGGATGGCAGTAAGGAAATAGCCAACCACAGTCCGGCTCCAAGAAGCTAA
- the LOC109890008 gene encoding TBC1 domain family member 12 isoform X2 — MYCIQQSVATQDLGEGAFLNSFTSREEQTWLSWPPLYHTLTPPSRQPETLSYHCSFADGPTRLFTHLRNLFSRKPKEPKPPSQNAPGWRLFGKVPLRENTTKHPKDSFTIQQEYPVKVGPAPGPQVQLSAARRKNLEFEPLSTTALILEDRPSNLPAKSVEEAMRHKQEYDEMVAGAKRRELKEAQKKKRQMKERFKQEDSIANAMVIWNNDVLPNWDCMRNTRRVRELWWQGLPPSVRGRVWSLAIGNELNITPELFEIFLSRAKERWKSFSETSSENETEDSGSLQVDRESSLDLIKLDISRTFPSLFIFQKGGPYHDLLHSVLGAYTCYRPDVGYVQGMSFIAAVLILNLEEADAFIAFANLLNKPCQMAFFRVDHDLMLKYFAAFEVFFEENLPRLFNHFQINNLTPDLYLIDWIFTLYSKSLPLDVACRVWDVFCRDGEECLFRTGLGILRLYQEVLLQMDFIHMAQFLTRLPDDMAADNLFSCITATQMLSSNRKWGQVFSALMKDGSKEIANHSPAPRS; from the exons ATGTACTGTATCCAACAATCCGTAGCAACACAAGACCTTGGGGAGGGTGCCTTTCTGAATTCCTTCACATCGAGGGAAGAACAAACATGGCTGTCCTGGCCCCCACTGTACCACACACTCACTCCACCCAGCAGACAGCCAGAAACTCTCTCATATCACTGCAGCTTCGCTGATGGCCCAACCCGACTCTTCACACACTTACG aaaCCTGTTTTCTAGGAAGCCCAAAGAGCCAAAGCCACCTTCTCAGAATGCTCCTGGGTGGAGGTTGTTTGGAAAGGTCCCCCTGAGGGAGAACACTACTAAACATCCTAAAGACTCCTTCACCATCCAGCAG GAGTACCCGGTGAAGGTTGGACCAGCTCCAGGTCCCCAGGTCCAGCTCTCTGCAGCGCGGCGGAAAAACCTGGAGTTTGAGCCGTTGTCTACCACAGCTCTGATACTAGAGGACAGACCATC GAACCTTCCTGCCAAGTCTGTTGAGGAGGCCATGCGTCACAAACAAGAGTATGACGAGATGGTGGCAGGAGCCAAGAGGAGAG aGCTGAAGGAGGCCCAGAAGAAGAAGCGTCAGATGAAGGAGAGGTTTAAACAGGAGGACAGCATCGCCAACGCCATGGTCATCTGGAACAATGACGTCCTGCCCAACTGGGACTGCAT GCGTAACACGCGTCGGGTCAGAGAGCTCTGGTGGCAGGGCCTTCCTCCCAGCGTCCGAGGACGAGTCTGGAGCCTGGCCATCGGCAACGAGCTCAACATCACCCCCG AGTTGTTTGAGATATTTCTGTCTCGGGCTAAGGAGAGGTGGAAGAGCTTCAGTGAGACCAGCTCTGAAAACGAGACCGAAG ACTCTGGATCATTGCAGGTGGATAGAGAGTCAAGTCTGGACCTGATAAAGCTGGACATCTCCAggaccttcccctctctctttatttttcAGAAG GGTGGGCCCTATCATGACCTCTTGCACAGTGTTCTGGGGGCGTACACGTGTTATAGACCAGACGTGGGCTAT GTCCAGGGGATGTCCTTCATCGCTGCAGTGCTAATCCTGAATCTGGAGGAAGCTGACGCCTTCATCGCCTTCGCCAACCTGCTCAACAAGCCCTGTCAAATGGCCTTCTTCAGAGTGGACCACGACCtg ATGTTGAAATACTTCGCTGCTTTCGAGGTGTTCTTTGAAGAGAACCTCCCACGGCTGTTCAATCACTTTCAGATCAACAACCTCACCCCTGACCTTTATCTCATAGACTG GATCTTCACCCTGTATAGTAAGTCGTTGCCATTGGATGTGGCGTGTCGCGTGTGGGACGTGTTCTGTCGCGACGGGGAGGAGTGTCTGTTCCGGACAGGCCTGGGCATCCTGCGCCTCTACCAGGAGGTCCTACTGCAGATGGACTTCATCCATATGGCCCAGTTCCTTACCCGCCTGCCTGATGACATGGCTGCTGACAACCTGTTCAGCTGCATCACTGCCACACAGATGCTCAGCAGCAACCGCAAGTGGGGCCAG GTCTTCTCTGCATTGATGAAGGATGGCAGTAAGGAAATAGCCAACCACAGTCCGGCTCCAAGAAGCTAA